GGAACTGGGCTTTGAAGCCGAACTACCCCTTAACCAAGAAGTTAGCTTCGACGTTAAGACCGACCAGCGTGGCGAATATGGTTTTGCCTGCGGGATGGACATGTTTAAGGGAAAGGTCGTTGTAAAATAATGAAGCATTTAACCAGCTTGAAACGGTTCTGGGTCTGTTTGATTCTGACGCTGCCAATGCTGGTGCAAATGGTGGCGATGCCGTGGGGCTGGATGATGCCGGGCTACAACTGGGTCGCCCTGGTCACCACCACTTTGATCATCGTGGTCGGGGCCTGGCCCTACTGGAAGAGCGCCTGGGCAGCCTTTTTACAGCACAACGCCAACATGAACACCCTAGTGGCGATCGGGACGGCGGTGGCCTACTTCTACAGCCTCTTTGCCATGCTAACCGGGCGGGAGGTCTACTTTGAATCGGCCGCCTTTATCACCACCTTCGTCCTCTTGGGCGACGCGATGGAGGAACGGATGCACCAAAACGCCAACGGTGCCCTCAAAAAACTGCTCGACTTACAGGTTAAAGAGGCCGAGGTCTTGCGTGATGGCAATTACGTTAAGGTGCCACTAGACCAAGTGGTGGTTGGCGACTTGGTCCGGGTGCGCCCCGGTCAAAAGGTGCCGGTTGATGGTGTGATCACCAGCGGGGTGACGACGGTTGACGAATCGATGGTCACCGGTGAAAGTATGCCGGTTCAAAAGGGGGTCGGCGATCCCGTGATTGGTTCAACGATCAACCAAGCCGGGACATTCCAGTTTGAAGCCCAAAAGGTTGGCGCCGATACGATGCTCTCCCAAATTGTCGAGCTAGTTAAAAAGGCCCAAACCAGCCACGCCCCGATCCAAAAGTTAACTGACCGGATCGCCCAGGTCTTCGTGCCGGCGGTCTTGATCATTGCGATCGTCACCTTCGTCGTCTGGTTTAGTTGGTTAAAGGCGAGCGCCGTTTCCGCAATGCTCTTCGCCGTGGCGGTGATCGTGATCGCCTGTCCGTGTGCGTTGGGGCTGGCGACGCCAACGGCCCTAATGGTCGGAACCGGCCGGGCCGCTAAGCTTGGCGTCCTGATCAAGAACGGGGAGGCCCTGGAGGCGGTCAATGGGATTAAGACGGTCGTCTTTGATAAGACCGGGACGATCACGGTTGGTAAGCCCCAGGTGACCGACGTGGTTGGTGCAGAAGACACCCTGGCGGTAGCGGCGGCCTTAGAAGACGCCTCCGAGCACCCCTTGGCACTGGCGATCGTCCAAAAGGCTAGGGAAGCGGGGCTGCCAGTCGAACCGGTGACAGACTTTAATAACGTCGCCGGCGAAGGGGTAACGGCCAGATTGGCCGGCCAAGTTATCCGGGTCGGCAGCGCCCGCTTAATGGCGGGCCTGGCCTACCCAGCCGAACTGCAAGCAAGGGAACGGGCCCTCCAGGATGAGGCCAAAACGGTCGTCTTGGTGGCCAGGGGCGACGCCGTGATTGGCTTGCTCGCCATTCAAGACGTTCCCAAGCCGAGCTCCAAGCGTGCGATTGAAGAGCTCAAGGCCCGCGGCTTGAAGACGGTTATGCTAACCGGGGACAATCAGCGGGTGGCCCAAGCGATTGGTGACCAAGTCGGGATCGACCAGGTCATCGCGGGCGTTTTACCAAACGAAAAGGCCGATCACGTTCGGGCGCTGGAGCAAGGTGGCCCGGTGGCCTTTGTTGGGGACGGGATCAATGACGCCCCGGCCTTGACCAGTGCCACCGTTGGGATTGCGATGGGCAGCGGGACCGACGTGGCGATTGAATCTGGTTCGATCGTCCTCGTCCAAAACGATTTAAACGGCGTGGTCAGGGCGCTGGATATGTCACAAAAGACCTTCAACCGAATCAAGCTGAACCTCTTTTGGGCCCTGATCTACAACCTGATCGGGATTCCGATTGCCGCCGGGGTCTTCGTGGCCCTGGGGCTGCACCTGAGCCCGGAGGTGGCCGCCCTCGCGATGGCCTTCTCTTCGGTCTCGGTGGTTTCCTCGTCACTCTTGCTCAATCGAACCAGGATTGCGGGAGTGCAAAGGAAAGTGTAATAACAAGGATTGGGAAAAGACTGGAAAGGAGGTCCCTTCTGGTCTTTTTTCTGTTACACAGATAACGTGCTCCCAACCACGGGCCTAGTGTCTAAGTACGGCTGAAGAACGATGCCAAGGCATCAACCTTCAGCCTATCTTAGCCATACGGCCCGTCGAGAAGGTTGGCTTGCACTTCCACCCTGCCGCTGGGTAGCCCTGCTGATCTTTACCTTAGCGGCCCGTCACCTGGCTAACCCCTTCATTGCCACCGTCTACGTCTTATACATGGCCGGGATGGGGACTTGCATGGGTTCGGTAATGACCA
The nucleotide sequence above comes from Limosilactobacillus fermentum. Encoded proteins:
- a CDS encoding copper-translocating P-type ATPase, which produces MKHLTSLKRFWVCLILTLPMLVQMVAMPWGWMMPGYNWVALVTTTLIIVVGAWPYWKSAWAAFLQHNANMNTLVAIGTAVAYFYSLFAMLTGREVYFESAAFITTFVLLGDAMEERMHQNANGALKKLLDLQVKEAEVLRDGNYVKVPLDQVVVGDLVRVRPGQKVPVDGVITSGVTTVDESMVTGESMPVQKGVGDPVIGSTINQAGTFQFEAQKVGADTMLSQIVELVKKAQTSHAPIQKLTDRIAQVFVPAVLIIAIVTFVVWFSWLKASAVSAMLFAVAVIVIACPCALGLATPTALMVGTGRAAKLGVLIKNGEALEAVNGIKTVVFDKTGTITVGKPQVTDVVGAEDTLAVAAALEDASEHPLALAIVQKAREAGLPVEPVTDFNNVAGEGVTARLAGQVIRVGSARLMAGLAYPAELQARERALQDEAKTVVLVARGDAVIGLLAIQDVPKPSSKRAIEELKARGLKTVMLTGDNQRVAQAIGDQVGIDQVIAGVLPNEKADHVRALEQGGPVAFVGDGINDAPALTSATVGIAMGSGTDVAIESGSIVLVQNDLNGVVRALDMSQKTFNRIKLNLFWALIYNLIGIPIAAGVFVALGLHLSPEVAALAMAFSSVSVVSSSLLLNRTRIAGVQRKV